A single genomic interval of Pseudomonas sp. FeN3W harbors:
- a CDS encoding 2-hydroxyacid dehydrogenase has protein sequence MSCILQMGPLSERVQQRLNGHEVLAYWQGDAEALLAEHAGRIEIMLTSARFGCPASLIERLPRLKAICSFGVGHDAIAVEAARARGIPVSNTPDVLNECVADLAFGLIIDSARQLALGDRFVREGRWAEANLQLGRRVSGKRLGIVGLGRIGEVVAKRSTGFDMAVRYHNRRPVAGSPYEYEANLLELARWADFLVLSCPGGPQTQNLIDRAVLDALGRKGILINVARGSVVDEPALVAALREGRLGGAGLDVFADEPRVPAALCELPNVVLLPHIGSATHETRGAMEDLLLDNLDSFLREGRLLTPV, from the coding sequence ATGAGCTGCATTCTCCAGATGGGCCCCTTGTCCGAGCGAGTCCAGCAACGCCTGAACGGGCATGAGGTGCTGGCCTACTGGCAGGGCGACGCCGAAGCGCTGCTCGCCGAGCATGCCGGGCGCATCGAGATCATGCTTACCTCTGCGCGCTTCGGCTGCCCGGCCTCGTTGATCGAACGGCTGCCCCGGTTGAAGGCAATCTGCAGTTTTGGCGTCGGCCATGACGCCATCGCCGTAGAAGCCGCCAGGGCGCGCGGCATTCCGGTGAGCAATACGCCGGATGTGCTCAACGAGTGCGTGGCGGATCTGGCCTTCGGCCTGATCATCGACAGCGCGCGACAGCTTGCCCTGGGCGACCGCTTCGTCCGCGAGGGGCGCTGGGCCGAGGCTAACCTCCAACTCGGCCGTCGCGTCAGCGGCAAGCGGCTGGGCATCGTCGGGCTAGGCCGCATCGGCGAGGTGGTGGCCAAGCGCTCGACGGGCTTCGACATGGCGGTGCGTTATCACAATCGTCGGCCGGTGGCCGGCAGCCCGTACGAGTACGAAGCAAACCTGCTGGAACTCGCGCGCTGGGCGGACTTTCTCGTGCTCAGCTGTCCCGGCGGGCCGCAGACGCAGAACCTCATCGACCGCGCAGTGCTCGACGCGCTGGGTCGCAAAGGCATCCTGATCAACGTCGCGCGCGGTTCGGTGGTGGACGAGCCGGCACTGGTCGCGGCACTGCGGGAGGGCCGGCTAGGCGGTGCCGGACTGGACGTCTTCGCCGACGAACCGAGGGTGCCGGCGGCTCTCTGCGAGCTGCCCAATGTCGTGCTGCTGCCGCACATTGGCAGCGCCACCCATGAAACCCGCGGCGCCATGGAGGATCTGCTGCTGGACAATCTCGACAGCTTTCTTCGCGAGGGACGGCTGCTGACGCCGGTCTGA
- the garD gene encoding galactarate dehydratase: MQLIPHQDSPRCIRLNEADNVAVVVNDGGVPVGARFEDGLVTVEAVPQSHKVALVDIAEGEPVRRYGQIIGYALEPLRRGSWVKETQLRMPSAPPLDSLPRATAVPDRLAPLEGYTFEGYRNADGTVGTRNILGISTTVQCVTGVLEHAVTRIRDELLPKYPNVDDVVALTHSYGCGVAINARDAYIPIRTVRNLARNPNLGGEALVISLGCEKLQAEQVMHEGDPSVDLRDPWLYRLQESNSGFGEMIEQIMALAETRLKKLDQRRRETVPASELVLGMQCGGSDAFSGITANPALGYAADLLVRAGATVMFSENTEVRDAVYMLTARAETPEVADALIAEMDWYDRYLERGAADRSANTTPGNKKGGLSNIVEKSLGSIVKSGSGAINGVVGPGERVERKGLIFCATPASDFVCGTLQLAAGMNLHVFTTGRGTPYGLAMAPVVKVATRSELAERWPDLIDIDAGRIASGRASIEELGWELFHYYLDVASGLKQTWAERHRLHNDIVLFNPAPIT, translated from the coding sequence GTGCAACTGATTCCCCACCAGGATTCTCCGCGCTGCATCCGCCTGAACGAGGCGGACAACGTCGCCGTGGTGGTCAATGACGGCGGTGTGCCGGTCGGCGCACGCTTCGAGGACGGGCTGGTTACCGTCGAGGCCGTGCCGCAGAGCCACAAGGTCGCGCTCGTGGACATTGCCGAAGGCGAGCCGGTGCGCCGCTACGGACAGATCATCGGTTATGCCCTCGAACCCCTGCGTCGTGGCAGCTGGGTCAAGGAAACCCAGTTGCGGATGCCCAGTGCGCCGCCGCTGGACAGCCTGCCGCGTGCCACGGCGGTGCCGGACCGGCTCGCGCCGCTGGAGGGCTACACCTTCGAGGGCTATCGCAATGCCGATGGCACCGTCGGCACGCGCAACATCCTCGGCATCAGCACCACGGTGCAGTGCGTCACCGGCGTGCTGGAACATGCGGTCACGCGCATCCGCGACGAGCTGCTGCCCAAGTACCCCAACGTCGACGACGTGGTCGCGCTGACCCACAGCTACGGCTGCGGCGTGGCGATCAACGCCCGCGACGCCTACATCCCCATCCGCACCGTGCGCAACCTGGCGCGCAATCCCAACCTGGGCGGCGAAGCGCTGGTCATCAGTCTCGGCTGCGAGAAGCTGCAGGCCGAGCAGGTGATGCACGAAGGCGATCCCTCGGTGGACCTGCGCGACCCCTGGCTGTACCGCCTGCAGGAGTCGAACAGCGGCTTCGGCGAGATGATCGAGCAGATCATGGCGCTGGCCGAAACGCGGCTGAAGAAGCTCGACCAGCGCCGTCGCGAAACCGTGCCGGCTTCCGAGCTGGTGCTGGGCATGCAATGCGGCGGCAGCGACGCCTTCTCCGGCATCACCGCCAACCCGGCGCTGGGTTATGCCGCGGACCTGCTGGTGCGCGCCGGTGCCACGGTGATGTTCTCGGAGAACACCGAGGTACGTGATGCGGTGTACATGCTCACCGCGCGGGCAGAAACCCCGGAAGTCGCCGACGCGCTGATCGCCGAGATGGACTGGTACGACCGCTACCTGGAACGTGGCGCCGCCGACCGCAGCGCCAATACCACACCGGGCAACAAGAAGGGCGGGTTGTCGAACATCGTCGAGAAATCCCTCGGCTCCATCGTCAAATCCGGCAGCGGCGCGATCAACGGCGTGGTCGGGCCGGGTGAGCGGGTCGAACGCAAGGGCCTGATCTTCTGCGCCACGCCGGCCTCGGACTTCGTCTGCGGCACGCTGCAGCTGGCCGCCGGGATGAACCTGCACGTGTTCACCACCGGTCGTGGCACGCCGTACGGCCTGGCCATGGCGCCGGTGGTCAAGGTGGCGACGCGCAGCGAACTGGCCGAGCGCTGGCCGGACCTGATCGACATCGACGCCGGACGCATCGCCAGTGGCCGCGCGAGCATCGAGGAGCTCGGCTGGGAGCTGTTCCACTACTACCTGGATGTCGCCAGCGGACTGAAGCAGACCTGGGCCGAGCGCCACCGGCTGCACAACGACATCGTCTTGTTCAATCCTGCGCCCATCACCTGA
- a CDS encoding DUF3649 domain-containing protein, with protein sequence MSRNASINRWNIASRVLAALVGGYAVAYAVTAFLAVYLPLARPDRVVFSSLASFAVWTAVVIYVFAARSATRVWLLIVGVTAVLCLAAFFSGDWRVRP encoded by the coding sequence GTGAGTCGCAACGCATCCATCAATCGCTGGAACATCGCGTCGCGTGTGCTTGCGGCGCTGGTCGGCGGCTATGCGGTCGCCTACGCGGTGACCGCCTTTCTGGCGGTCTACCTGCCGCTGGCGCGGCCTGATCGTGTAGTGTTTTCCAGCCTGGCGAGCTTCGCCGTGTGGACCGCCGTGGTGATCTACGTGTTCGCCGCCCGCAGTGCCACGCGGGTATGGCTGTTGATCGTCGGTGTGACCGCGGTGCTGTGTCTGGCCGCGTTCTTTTCCGGCGACTGGAGGGTTCGTCCATGA
- a CDS encoding aldehyde dehydrogenase family protein, whose translation MADVQRYDNYIDGQWVGSDRYQANTNPSDLSDVIGEYAQADTAQVEQAIAAARRAFPAWASFGIQARADALEKVGLEILARREKLGRLLAREEGKTLPEAIGEVARAGNIFKFFAGECLRQAGETLQSVRPGVGVEVTREPLGVIGLITPWNFPIAIPAWKIAPALAFGNCVVIKPADLVPGCAWAIAEIISRAGFPAGVFNLVMGKGREVGEVIVNAKDVDAVSFTGSVGVGRGIAQACVARGAKVQLEMGGKNPQIVLDDADLDVAVELCTQSAFYSTGQRCTASSRIIVTEGIYDRFVEAMVERISKIKVGPALEQGVDVGPVVSQAQLEQDLRYIEIGKQEGARLACGGEQVTCGTDGYFLAPTLFVDSDPSMRISREEIFGPVANVVKVKDYDEALAMANDTEFGLSAGICTTSLKYANHFKRHAQAGMVMINLPTAGVDYHVPFGGRKGSSYGPREQGRYAQEFYTTVKTTYIG comes from the coding sequence ATGGCTGACGTACAACGCTACGACAACTACATCGACGGCCAGTGGGTCGGCTCGGATCGTTACCAGGCCAACACCAATCCGTCCGACCTCTCTGACGTGATCGGCGAATACGCTCAGGCCGACACCGCCCAAGTCGAGCAGGCCATCGCCGCCGCCCGTCGCGCCTTCCCGGCCTGGGCCAGCTTCGGCATCCAGGCGCGCGCCGATGCGCTGGAAAAGGTCGGCCTGGAAATCCTCGCCCGCCGCGAGAAGCTCGGCAGGCTGCTGGCCCGTGAGGAGGGCAAGACGCTGCCGGAAGCGATCGGCGAAGTCGCCCGTGCCGGCAACATCTTCAAGTTCTTCGCCGGCGAATGCCTGCGCCAGGCTGGCGAGACGCTGCAGTCGGTGCGCCCCGGGGTCGGCGTCGAGGTCACCCGCGAACCGCTCGGCGTGATCGGCCTGATCACCCCCTGGAACTTCCCCATCGCCATTCCCGCCTGGAAGATCGCCCCGGCGCTGGCCTTCGGCAACTGCGTGGTGATCAAACCGGCCGACCTGGTGCCGGGCTGCGCCTGGGCCATCGCCGAGATCATCTCGCGCGCGGGTTTCCCGGCGGGCGTGTTCAACCTGGTGATGGGCAAGGGCCGTGAAGTGGGTGAGGTCATCGTCAATGCCAAGGACGTCGATGCCGTGAGCTTCACCGGCTCGGTGGGCGTCGGTCGTGGCATCGCCCAGGCCTGCGTGGCACGCGGCGCCAAGGTGCAGCTGGAGATGGGCGGCAAGAACCCGCAGATCGTGCTGGACGATGCCGACCTCGACGTCGCCGTCGAGCTGTGCACCCAGAGCGCCTTCTACTCCACCGGCCAGCGTTGCACGGCCTCGAGCCGCATCATCGTCACCGAAGGCATCTACGACCGTTTCGTCGAGGCGATGGTCGAGCGCATCAGCAAGATCAAGGTCGGCCCGGCGCTGGAGCAGGGCGTGGATGTCGGCCCGGTGGTGTCCCAGGCCCAGCTGGAGCAGGACCTGCGCTACATCGAGATCGGCAAGCAGGAGGGCGCGCGCCTGGCCTGTGGCGGTGAGCAGGTGACCTGCGGCACCGATGGCTATTTCCTGGCGCCGACGCTGTTCGTCGACAGCGACCCGAGCATGCGCATCAGCCGCGAGGAAATCTTCGGCCCGGTGGCCAATGTGGTGAAGGTCAAGGACTACGACGAGGCGCTGGCGATGGCCAATGACACCGAGTTCGGCCTGTCCGCCGGCATCTGCACCACCTCGTTGAAGTACGCCAACCACTTCAAGCGCCACGCCCAGGCCGGCATGGTGATGATCAACCTGCCCACCGCCGGGGTGGATTACCACGTGCCGTTCGGCGGCCGCAAAGGCTCGTCCTACGGCCCGCGCGAACAGGGCCGCTACGCCCAGGAGTTCTACACCACGGTGAAGACCACTTACATCGGCTGA
- a CDS encoding PepSY-associated TM helix domain-containing protein, translating to MKLRQSMAGLHTWGGLLPSWLLFVIIFAGTVACFDKELTRWMRPALHDGVVSSLGADDVRGWLQQNVSDELHAFWMHGPTEREPYWRLGWEVDATKTIHNIAFDPRSAQAEPMPETLGGEFFFKLHYNLHAGDIGMYIVGLAGMFMLVALVSGVIIHRRIFKDFFTLRPKANGQRAWLDAHNLFGVVGFPFHLVLAYTGVAIFVASYMPAAAQVSYSGNVMQYFGEVMGSFEREEVGQPPPAPVSLDALIVESQRQWGGGEAGWVSVHHPDDASAVVDVRRRDRSRIGSPQDTLSYDAGTGELLNRQDASTGYRAYLWLAGLHMAQFGGTLVRLLYLLMGLAGCAMLVGGLQVWLAKREQRGDRSVIWVRALNVSVFAGLPLASLALLWGNRLIPATFAERAVAEGWVFVGAWLLAVLWAVLRRHQSRRLLHEQLLLGAVLALGLPIINALTTDGHLIASLGRGDWALASVDLFMIVAGLVCAACAWRLNATPAAAAVRGRSTRVQEA from the coding sequence ATGAAACTGCGCCAAAGCATGGCCGGTTTGCACACCTGGGGCGGCCTGCTGCCGAGCTGGCTGCTGTTCGTGATCATCTTTGCCGGCACCGTCGCCTGCTTCGACAAGGAACTCACCCGCTGGATGCGCCCGGCGCTGCATGACGGCGTGGTATCCAGCCTCGGTGCGGACGATGTGCGTGGCTGGTTGCAGCAGAACGTCAGCGACGAGTTGCATGCCTTCTGGATGCACGGCCCGACCGAGCGCGAGCCTTACTGGCGACTCGGTTGGGAAGTAGACGCCACCAAGACGATCCACAACATCGCCTTCGACCCGCGTAGCGCGCAGGCCGAGCCAATGCCGGAAACGCTGGGTGGCGAGTTCTTCTTCAAGTTGCACTACAACCTGCACGCCGGTGACATCGGCATGTACATCGTCGGCCTGGCCGGCATGTTCATGCTCGTCGCGCTGGTGTCGGGGGTGATCATCCACCGGCGCATCTTCAAGGATTTCTTCACCCTGCGGCCCAAGGCCAACGGCCAGCGTGCCTGGCTCGATGCGCACAACCTGTTCGGCGTGGTCGGCTTTCCGTTTCATCTGGTGCTGGCCTACACCGGCGTGGCGATCTTCGTCGCGTCCTACATGCCGGCCGCCGCGCAGGTGAGCTATTCCGGCAACGTCATGCAGTACTTCGGCGAGGTGATGGGCAGCTTCGAGCGCGAAGAAGTGGGCCAGCCGCCACCGGCTCCGGTGTCCCTCGATGCGCTGATTGTCGAGTCGCAGCGGCAGTGGGGCGGTGGCGAGGCGGGCTGGGTCAGCGTGCATCATCCCGATGATGCGTCGGCGGTGGTGGATGTTCGTCGCCGGGACCGTTCGCGGATCGGCTCGCCGCAGGACACCCTCAGCTATGACGCTGGCACCGGCGAGCTGCTCAATCGCCAGGACGCATCCACCGGCTACCGCGCCTACCTCTGGCTGGCGGGGCTGCACATGGCGCAGTTCGGCGGCACGCTGGTGCGCCTGCTCTATTTGCTGATGGGCCTTGCCGGTTGCGCCATGCTGGTTGGCGGGCTGCAGGTCTGGCTGGCCAAGCGCGAACAGCGCGGCGACCGCAGCGTGATCTGGGTGCGCGCGCTGAACGTCTCGGTGTTCGCCGGCCTGCCGCTGGCCAGCCTGGCGCTGCTGTGGGGCAATCGTCTGATTCCGGCAACATTCGCCGAACGCGCCGTGGCCGAAGGCTGGGTGTTCGTCGGTGCCTGGTTGCTAGCGGTGCTCTGGGCCGTTCTGCGCCGCCATCAGAGCCGCCGCCTGCTGCACGAGCAGCTGCTGCTCGGCGCCGTGCTCGCGCTCGGCTTGCCGATCATCAACGCGCTGACCACCGATGGCCACCTGATAGCCAGCCTCGGACGTGGCGACTGGGCCCTGGCATCGGTCGATCTGTTCATGATCGTCGCGGGGCTAGTCTGTGCGGCCTGCGCCTGGCGCCTGAACGCAACGCCGGCTGCCGCTGCGGTGCGCGGTCGCTCAACCCGTGTGCAGGAGGCTTGA
- a CDS encoding DUF3325 family protein codes for MLLLAFALAYLGMTLLCLTMNRHRGALLRADTRLPGPAIIRSLAVGCFGFALWLGVNSQGGEIGTVIWLCLVMLSGLLLVLLLAWRSRWVLPAVPLLAACGVVQTVL; via the coding sequence ATGCTGCTATTGGCATTCGCGCTGGCCTACCTGGGCATGACGCTGCTCTGCCTGACCATGAACCGCCACCGTGGTGCGCTGCTGCGCGCCGATACGCGCCTGCCGGGCCCGGCGATCATCCGTTCGCTGGCCGTTGGCTGCTTTGGCTTCGCGCTGTGGCTCGGCGTCAACAGCCAGGGCGGCGAGATTGGCACGGTCATCTGGCTGTGCCTGGTCATGCTCTCCGGCTTGCTGCTGGTGCTGCTGCTGGCCTGGCGTTCGCGCTGGGTACTGCCAGCGGTACCGCTGCTGGCGGCATGCGGGGTGGTGCAGACCGTGCTGTAA
- the kdgD gene encoding 5-dehydro-4-deoxyglucarate dehydratase: MNPQELKAILSSGLLSFPVTDFDAQGDFNRASYVKRLEWLGPYGASALFAAGGTGEFFSLEPREYSEIIKTAVDTCAGTVPILAGVGGPTRLAIQMAQEAERLGAKGLLLLPHYLTEASQEGVALHVEQVCKSVNIGVVVYNRNVCRLTATHLEQLAERCPNLIGYKDGLGDIELMVSIRRRLGDRFSYLGGLPTAEVYAAAYKALGVPVYSSAVFNFIPKTAMDFYKAIAREDHETVGRLIDDFFLPYLDIRNRCKGYAVSIVKAGARISGYDAGPVRAPLTELKPDEYERLAVLIEKQGAQ, encoded by the coding sequence ATGAACCCACAAGAATTGAAGGCCATCCTCTCTTCCGGCCTGCTGTCATTCCCGGTTACCGACTTCGACGCGCAGGGCGACTTCAATCGCGCCAGCTACGTCAAGCGTCTGGAATGGCTCGGCCCCTACGGAGCCTCGGCGCTGTTCGCTGCCGGCGGCACCGGTGAGTTCTTCTCGCTGGAGCCGCGCGAGTACAGCGAGATCATCAAGACCGCCGTCGATACCTGTGCCGGTACGGTGCCGATCCTCGCCGGCGTCGGGGGACCGACCCGTCTGGCCATCCAGATGGCGCAGGAAGCCGAGCGCCTGGGGGCCAAGGGGCTGCTGCTGCTGCCGCACTACCTCACCGAGGCCAGCCAGGAAGGCGTCGCCCTGCATGTCGAGCAGGTCTGCAAGTCGGTGAACATCGGCGTGGTGGTCTACAACCGTAACGTCTGCCGCCTGACCGCGACGCACCTGGAGCAGCTGGCCGAGCGCTGCCCGAACCTGATCGGCTACAAGGATGGCCTGGGCGACATCGAACTGATGGTGTCGATCCGCCGCCGCCTCGGCGATCGCTTCAGCTACCTCGGTGGTCTGCCGACCGCGGAAGTCTATGCCGCCGCCTACAAGGCGCTGGGCGTGCCGGTGTATTCCTCGGCGGTGTTCAACTTCATTCCGAAGACTGCGATGGATTTCTACAAGGCCATTGCCCGCGAGGATCATGAAACCGTCGGCAGGCTGATCGATGATTTCTTCCTGCCGTATCTGGACATCCGCAATCGCTGCAAGGGCTACGCGGTCAGCATCGTCAAGGCCGGTGCGCGTATTTCCGGCTACGACGCCGGCCCGGTGCGCGCGCCGCTGACCGAGCTGAAGCCCGACGAGTACGAGCGCCTGGCGGTGCTGATCGAGAAGCAGGGCGCCCAGTAA
- the gudD gene encoding glucarate dehydratase: MTTAMPGTPRITELTVVPVAGQDSMLMNLSGAHGPWFTRNILILKDSAGRVGVGEVPGGEAIRQTLEDARALLVGEPIGQYNALLNRARRAFADRDSGGRGLQTFDLRIAIHAVTALESALLDLLGQYLDVPVAALLGDGQQRDEVEMLGYLFFIGDRNRTDLGYRDESSAADAWFRLRNEEAMTPQSIVRQAEAAYARYGFKDFKLKGGVLRGEEEVEAIRTLAQRFPEARVTLDPNGAWSLDEAIGLCRDLHGVLAYAEDPCGAENGYSGREVMAEFRRATGLPTATNMIATDWRQMSHAVQLNSVDIPLADPHFWTMAGSVRVAQMCADFGLTWGSHSNNHFDISLAMFTHVAAAAPGRVTAIDTHWIWQDGQHLTREPLQIVGGKVAVPQKPGLGVELDWDALRKAHAMYKEKGLGARDDAIAMQYLIPNWTFNNKKPCMVR; the protein is encoded by the coding sequence ATGACCACCGCCATGCCGGGCACGCCCCGCATCACCGAACTCACCGTCGTGCCCGTCGCCGGGCAGGACAGCATGCTGATGAACCTCAGCGGCGCCCATGGGCCCTGGTTCACCCGCAACATCCTTATCCTCAAGGACAGCGCCGGGCGCGTCGGCGTCGGCGAAGTGCCGGGCGGCGAAGCCATCCGCCAGACTCTGGAAGACGCCCGCGCCCTGCTGGTCGGCGAACCGATCGGCCAGTACAACGCCCTGCTCAACCGTGCGCGCCGCGCCTTCGCCGACCGCGACTCCGGCGGCCGCGGCCTGCAGACCTTCGACCTGCGCATCGCCATTCACGCCGTCACCGCTCTGGAGTCGGCGCTGCTCGATCTGCTCGGCCAGTATCTGGATGTGCCGGTCGCCGCACTGCTCGGCGATGGTCAGCAGCGCGACGAAGTGGAGATGCTCGGCTACCTGTTCTTCATCGGCGACCGCAACAGGACTGACCTCGGCTACCGTGACGAGTCCAGCGCCGCCGACGCCTGGTTCCGCCTGCGCAACGAGGAGGCGATGACACCTCAGAGCATCGTCCGCCAGGCCGAGGCGGCCTACGCGCGCTACGGCTTCAAGGACTTCAAGCTCAAGGGCGGCGTGCTGCGCGGCGAAGAGGAAGTCGAGGCGATCCGCACCCTGGCGCAGCGCTTCCCCGAGGCCCGCGTGACGCTGGACCCCAACGGCGCCTGGTCGCTGGATGAGGCCATCGGCCTGTGTCGCGACCTGCACGGCGTGCTGGCCTATGCCGAAGACCCCTGCGGTGCCGAGAACGGCTACTCCGGTCGCGAGGTGATGGCTGAGTTCCGCCGCGCCACCGGCCTGCCCACCGCGACCAACATGATCGCCACCGACTGGCGGCAGATGAGCCATGCGGTGCAGCTGAACTCGGTGGACATCCCGCTGGCCGACCCGCATTTCTGGACCATGGCCGGCTCCGTGCGCGTGGCGCAGATGTGCGCCGACTTCGGGCTGACCTGGGGGTCGCACTCGAACAACCACTTCGACATCTCCCTGGCGATGTTCACCCACGTCGCCGCCGCCGCCCCGGGCCGCGTCACCGCCATCGACACCCACTGGATCTGGCAGGACGGCCAGCACCTGACCCGCGAGCCGCTGCAGATCGTCGGCGGCAAGGTGGCGGTGCCGCAGAAGCCTGGGCTGGGCGTCGAACTGGACTGGGATGCCTTGCGCAAGGCGCATGCGATGTACAAGGAAAAAGGCCTGGGTGCCCGCGACGACGCCATCGCCATGCAGTACCTGATCCCCAACTGGACCTTCAACAACAAGAAGCCCTGCATGGTGCGCTGA
- a CDS encoding TonB-dependent siderophore receptor: MSRVVASPPFSLRPLVLGLPVLVACFAVDAEEAVELEAQQITAPREVERGNGPVEGYVAKRSVGATKTDTPIIETPQSISVITADRIRDQGSLTIQDSLRYVAGMRGEAYGIDSRGDSALVRGTSPGIFLDGLQKGVGYYNNTRTDPFTLERIEVLKGPSSMLYGQSPVGGLLNLVSKRPQAEQRSELQLQYGSFDRKQIAFDSTGPLDDDGTLLYRVVAIQRDSQTQVDHTKDNRLVFMPSLTWRPNEQFEWTLMANVQKDDSGTTSSFLPHRGTVLSAPYGKIDTDRFVSEPGFDEYDTEQKALTSQMSWQLDDTWTLRQNLRWQKSKVSYQTMYGYPFGLNPDDRTINRVYSVSKPEVTIWTADHQAESRFNTGELQHTMLVGVDYQHSVTDEKSAFDVATPLDVYAPVYGSFDPSVVSLTDVPQQRTSQKGLYVQDQIRYQKWLMTLGLRKDWADTRVEDGDRQKDDAVTGRVGLTYLFDNGVAPYISYSESFSPIIGLNADTQQSYKPLEGEQWELGVKYQPPGSNTLLTAAVFDLREQNRQIFGVTPRGDRQAGETQVRGVELEGLVEVTPEWNLIATYTYLDSEIVEGEEGEQGKRIASVPEHMASLWSQHRFSIAGISGFSAGAGVRYVGASWDGTDSLKTPSTTLFDAMLGYAYQDWAFTLNATNLEDETYYTTCLSRGDCFTGNRRTVVATASYSF; this comes from the coding sequence ATGAGCCGCGTTGTCGCTTCGCCCCCGTTTTCGCTGCGCCCGCTGGTGTTGGGCCTGCCAGTGCTGGTCGCCTGCTTTGCTGTCGACGCTGAGGAAGCGGTCGAGCTTGAGGCACAACAGATCACCGCGCCACGTGAAGTCGAGCGGGGCAATGGCCCGGTCGAAGGCTATGTCGCCAAGCGCAGCGTCGGTGCCACCAAGACCGATACACCGATCATCGAGACCCCACAGTCGATCAGCGTGATCACTGCAGATCGCATCCGGGACCAGGGCTCGCTGACCATCCAGGACTCGCTGCGCTATGTCGCCGGCATGCGTGGCGAGGCGTACGGGATTGATAGTCGGGGCGATTCGGCCTTGGTGCGCGGCACTTCGCCAGGAATCTTTCTCGACGGCTTGCAGAAGGGTGTCGGCTATTACAACAACACCCGTACTGATCCCTTTACCCTCGAACGTATCGAGGTGCTGAAGGGGCCGTCCTCGATGCTCTATGGGCAAAGTCCGGTAGGTGGTTTGCTCAATCTGGTGAGCAAGCGTCCGCAGGCCGAGCAGCGGAGTGAACTGCAGCTGCAATACGGCAGCTTCGACCGCAAGCAGATCGCCTTCGACAGCACCGGCCCGCTGGATGACGACGGCACGCTGCTCTATCGCGTGGTGGCGATCCAGCGTGACAGCCAGACCCAGGTCGACCACACCAAGGACAACCGACTGGTCTTCATGCCGTCGCTGACCTGGCGCCCCAACGAACAGTTCGAATGGACGCTGATGGCCAATGTGCAGAAGGACGACAGCGGCACTACCAGCTCCTTCCTGCCACATCGCGGTACTGTGCTCAGCGCACCTTACGGGAAAATCGACACTGATCGCTTTGTCAGCGAACCCGGTTTCGATGAGTACGACACCGAGCAGAAGGCGCTGACCTCGCAGATGTCGTGGCAGTTGGACGATACTTGGACGCTGCGGCAGAACCTGCGCTGGCAGAAAAGCAAGGTGAGTTACCAGACGATGTACGGTTATCCGTTCGGGTTGAATCCAGACGACCGTACGATCAACCGTGTGTATTCGGTCAGCAAGCCGGAAGTCACCATCTGGACTGCCGACCATCAGGCCGAGTCGCGCTTCAACACTGGCGAACTGCAGCATACGATGCTCGTGGGCGTCGACTACCAACACTCCGTGACTGACGAAAAAAGCGCATTCGACGTGGCCACTCCATTGGATGTCTATGCTCCAGTCTATGGTAGCTTCGACCCCTCCGTGGTCAGTCTCACGGATGTTCCGCAGCAGCGTACATCGCAAAAAGGACTATATGTCCAAGATCAGATTCGCTACCAGAAATGGCTGATGACACTCGGCCTGCGCAAGGACTGGGCCGATACCCGCGTCGAGGATGGAGACAGGCAGAAGGATGATGCCGTTACCGGGCGGGTAGGCCTGACCTATTTGTTCGATAATGGCGTGGCACCCTATATCAGCTACAGTGAGTCGTTCTCACCGATCATCGGCTTGAATGCCGATACCCAGCAATCATACAAACCTCTCGAAGGCGAGCAGTGGGAGCTCGGTGTCAAGTATCAGCCTCCCGGCAGCAATACGCTGCTGACTGCAGCGGTGTTCGACTTGCGTGAGCAGAATCGCCAGATTTTCGGTGTGACGCCGCGCGGCGATCGTCAGGCGGGTGAAACCCAGGTGAGAGGTGTCGAGCTCGAAGGGCTGGTGGAAGTCACGCCCGAATGGAACCTGATCGCCACCTATACCTACCTTGACAGCGAAATAGTCGAGGGTGAGGAGGGTGAACAAGGCAAGCGCATCGCCAGCGTGCCCGAGCACATGGCCTCGCTGTGGTCGCAGCACCGCTTCAGCATCGCCGGCATTTCCGGCTTCAGCGCCGGGGCCGGTGTGCGCTACGTCGGTGCCAGCTGGGATGGCACCGACAGCCTGAAGACGCCGTCGACGACGCTGTTCGACGCCATGCTCGGCTACGCCTATCAGGACTGGGCGTTCACCCTTAACGCCACCAACCTGGAAGACGAGACCTACTACACCACCTGCCTGTCGCGTGGCGACTGCTTCACCGGCAACCGCCGCACCGTGGTGGCAACCGCGAGCTACAGCTTTTGA